The Bacteroides ovatus genomic interval CATTTTAAGTGATTGTTTTTAGAAGTTTTGTAACTGATGCAAAAGTAACCGAAAGGCAAAACTTTCCGTTGCAGGATTGTCCAAAAGGTGTTTGAACTCTGCTTTTTAAGTTTTGATTTTGTTGAAAAAGGTTTTAAATTTCTCCAATATGCCCTAATTAAGGCATATTGGAGAGAATGAGGACTATTCCCAATTCGGATTTTGATTAAATTTAATCATCAAGTCCATGTCTCTTTGTGGAATGGGAAATAGTTCATGCTTACCTTTTACAGTATGTCTGTAAACAACATAATTAAATTCAGTTTCCGCAGTCCACCAGTTAAGCAAATCATTGTATGTTTTTTGAATAGTTTCATAATATATTCCCCAGCGGATTAAATCCATGCGGCGGTGTCCTTCAAAAGCCAGCTCATAAGCTCTTTCTTGATAGACTGCTTTACGAAAATCTTCTTCATTTAAATCTTTTAAATCACAAATACTCGTCTTACTAGGATTACCAAATCCACGACGGCGCACCATATTGATCGCTTCATAAGCTTCATCAGTAGGTCCATGTTTCCATTCATTCAAAGCCTCTGCGTAAAGTAAAAGTACATCTGCATAACGTAGGAAATACCAATTAACATTTGATTTATCGTTATTGATTAATTTACTGGTGGTTACATATTTTTCAATGTCCCATTTAGCAGGTGTATAATTTTGTTTTTCTTTTTGTCCTTTACTGGGGTCTTTGTCTTTTTCTTTAGCAGAATAATCGGTATCATTTTTTCCTTTTGTCCAAAGTACTTTATCATCATCGTATTTATAATTGGCAACGGAAAGATCGCAGCGTAAGTCTTGAGGATGTTCACGCCATTCTGTTACGAAAGTATGCACCACTTTCACATTTCCTGCGCAACTTCCACGCTGTCCTGCGATTGATGTGGTTTTAACTCCATTCCATTTTCCAATACGGCCTACAGGGTCACTGTTTCCTGAAACGGTAGGGGAGTAAAATGATATTTCGATCAAGCTTTCTGTTGGGTCCCAAACCCCGTTACAAGTGTTTTTCCATAATTGTTCGTAATCAGATAGAAGAGCATGTTTGCCGGATTCTATTAAAGTACGCGCGGTTTTAGCGGCTTCTTCCCATTTTGACTCATCATATACAGGATATCCTGCCCATGTGGCGTAAACTTTTGATAATAAGCCTAGAGCAGCCCCCCTGGAAAAACGATAGCTGTTATCGATGCGGTATTGGTCATCTTGTGCATAGGGCAGTATTCTACTAGCGTAAAGCAGGTCATCTTCGATGAATTCATACACTTTTTCCGGTTTTACTTGAACAAATGTTCTTGGATCTTGTTTCGACATTTCTGTATTGGTCATAAGAGCAATATTACCATATCTGCGCACTAATTCAAAGTAAAACATAGCTCTTAAAGCTCTTGCTTCAGCTATATATAAAGTGGCCAATTGACGGTCGGTATCTGAGTATGTATTTATTTTGCTTGAGATTCTTTCTAGAAAATCATTCGCATTATAGACACCGGCATACAAAGATGACCAAGTAGTTTGTACTTCCGATTGAGTGGTAGGAAATGCATTGGCTGGTATGATACGATAGTTCTCCGTACTATTTCCTTCTGCCTGCTCCATATCTGTTCCTAAATTAAACAATATAGATAAATGATAGCCATATTGTCCATCTTCTATGGTTGAACGATAAACACCTTGTAATACAATCTCTGCCTCTTTAGCATCTCGCATAAAGTTTTTCTTTTCTACATCGGTGCTGGTTTCTTCGTCTAATGTGCAAGAATTAAAAGGTAATGCACATATTACTGATATTGCTATATAGTATAGAATCTTTTTCATTGTACTTAATTTATTATTAAAATTGAATATCAAGCCCAAAAGTAAATACTTTACTCTTTGGATATGCACCCCAATCTAGTCCAGGAGTCATCGGATTGCTCCCTGCTGTACTTACTTCCGGATCATAACCACTATATCCTGTAACACAGAATAAGTTTTGTCCTGTAGCATAAACACGAAGTCTGGATACATAGAATTTACTTGTCCATTTTTTAGGTAAAGTATAACCTAATGTTATATTTTTCAAACGAAGGAATGAACCGTCTTCTACAAAACGTGAATAGACATCATTGGTAATGTATCCATTATATAAAGGTACTTTATTGGATGCATTGGTCGGACTCCAGCGATCCGCTACTTCAGCCAGCATATTTCTACGTCCGCTTCTTGATTGAGTTGAATATAGACGGGTTGCATTATAAACGTCATTGCCGTAATTGAATTGTAGCATGAAACTGAAGTCAATCCCTTTATAATTTAGTGTATTGGTGATACCTCCATACCATTTGGGGATTGCAGAACCGATGACAGTACGGTCTTTGGTTGTAATTTTACCATCTCCGTCTTGATCTTTATATTTTACTACACCCGGTCTTAAAGGCTCTTTTGTACTATAGCGCGGGTCATTAACGACTCCGTCTTTTAAATACAATGTAGGATCGCCTGGCTTTGTGTAAAAATCAGAACTTTGGTAGATCCCATCAAACTCATATCCGTAGATCAATCCTAAAGATTCACCAACTTTGGCTATGTAATCATATGCGGTGAAGTTGCTGTCGAATCCGGAACGTGCATACATCGCATCTACACCGGAAGCAAGTGACTTTAATGTATTTTTGATAAATGATATATTAAAGTTCGTATTCCAAGTAAAATCTCTTGTTTGTATGTTAATACTGTTCACATTTAATTCAAATCCTTTATTTTGGATCTTACCAATGTTCTGCATTTGTGAGTTAAAACCTGTAATGTGTGCAAGTGATTGAGCTAGCAAGAGATCTTTTGTATTTTTGATAAAGAAGTCTGCTGTAATATTTAGGCGACTATCAAAGAAACCAAGATCTACACCTAAGTTCACGGTATTGGAACCTTCCCATTTCAGGTTAGCGTTTTTGAGTTGTTTCGGTGTCAATACCGTTACTGTATTATTACCTACTCCATATTTACTAGCTTCATATAAATCTAATGATAAATAGTTTGAAATACGGTCATTACCGACAGTACCCCAACCGAAGCGAACTTTAAAGTTTGACAACCATTTTATATCTTTCATGAATGCTTCTTCAGAAACACGCCAAGCAGCTGAGAAAGAGGGAAAGTATCCCCATTTATTCTTTTGGGAGAATACAGTAGAACCATCTGCACGTATTGTCGCTGTTAATAAATAGCGATTGTCATAATTATAGTTACCACGGGCGAAGAAGGATAGTAGCATCTTGTCATTATAGCTGGAGCTCACTTTACTAGGAGTAGCTCCGATGCCTAAATTGTCATTGCCCAGATTATCAAATGGGAAATCCATCGCTTCTCCTAATAGATATTCGCTGCTTTTGAATGAAACTTCATGGCCTAACATCACATCATAAGTATGTTTTTTAATCTTTTGTTTCCATGTGAGGTTATTATAATTAGTCCAACGTACGTCGCGTCCCATTTGAGTTCGGCCATACGGCTTTTCTCCATTACGATATGCTTCTTTAGAACCTGTTTTGTAAAAAATGTCAGTTCTGCTGTCAGTTGTATTATAGGTACCAGCTGTCTTAAATGTTAATCCTTTAATAATTTGCCAGGTTATAGATGCATTGGCTGACCACATTTCTCCACGTTTATTATTAGTAACGGATTCGGTTTGCATGACAGGATTGACTTGAGCAAGGCTTTCTCCAGTCTCTAGCATTTCAGGGTCAATAGCAGAATTTAATAAATCTTCATCTGTCAGCTTCAGACCACCTGTTGGACGTGCACTTAGAATTTGTGCTAACATATTAAAACGTCCGGAGTCTGCGGAAGTTCCCACGCCTTTACGGTTCGTTTGTGCGTAATTAACTGTTGTATCAAAAGTGATGTTTTTTGTTATCTTTTGATTAAAGCGAATTTTACCTGTCGTTTTATCAAATCCACTATTCTTAAAAATACCATTTTCAATATAACGGGAAAATGAAGCTGTATATTTGGTATTATCACTACCGCCTGAGATGGATAGATTATGGTCTTGTGACCATGTCGGATTGAAAGTCTCTTCTTGCCAGTCTACTCCTTTCATTCCGATATAATCTTCCGCTGATTGATAAAGATAAGGAATTCCATTATCATCATTTCCTGATTTATAGTAGGAATTTGCATATTCGGTTTTTATTTCTCCTTGCAATTTAACGAATTCATAAGGAGAAAGTACATCTAACATTTTTGAAATCTTACGATAACTTGCAGAGCCGTTGTAGTTAATTACAGGGCGTCCTACTTTACCTGACTTGGTGGAAACCATAACCACCCCATTGGCTGCGCGCGCACCGTAGATAGCGGCAGAGGAGGCATCTTTTAAAACTTCTATAGATTCAATATCGGAGTTCGATAAATAATCGATATTATCTACTTGAAAACCATCTACGATATAAAGTGGAGAAGCATCTCCTGTTAAAGTACCTACACCACGGATGTTGATATTAAATCCAGCTCCTGGTGTACCGTCAGTTTGGGTAATTTGTACTCCGGCAATTTGTCCTCCTAAAGCCCCCATAACAGAACTGCTTTTATAGCCTTCAATGTCTTTGGAAGCGACGGATGCAACAGAACCTGTCAAATCACCTCGCTTCATGGAACCATATCCGACAACAATAACTTCGTCTAAAGTTTTATTATCTGGTACCATTTTAACATTCATAGGAGATTGTCCGGTATATTTAATCTCTTGGGTTTTATATCCAATATATGAGAAAGATATTATTGAACCTTTTGAGGTTGTTAACGTAAAGTTTCCGTCGAAGTCAGTAATAGCTCCAGTAGATGCACCTTTTACCATAACTGTTGCTCCGATAAGCGGAGTGTCTGTTTCATCTACAACAACACCTTTTACAGTTATGTTCTGGGCTTGTAAGCTGATTGTGAAAATCAGTGCTAAGAGGGTGATATACCCTCTTAGTTTTATTGATTTAGTGATTGTATTATACATAGTTAATGATGTTTTGCTCATTATTTAATAAATTTTTTGTCAAACCATATGATGATAGGTGCTATTTTCTTTCCATTTTTTAATGATTCTCCGGTTTCTGTTGTATCAACGGTGACATTTGTAAGGAAAGTCATTTCTCCAACCATAATTCCATTAGCATATTCTCCATTACTATTTTTCCAGATATTCGGACTGATATGTATAGTCAGGTCATTAGGAACTACATAGGCTAATGCTACGGATAGTCTATCCGATTGATTAGGTAATTTCTTACTATGGCTCATGTCGTATACGCTGCCGTAATATGACATCGGATTCCTAGACCCGGTTGATAGTTTTATATCCATAGCTTTATAATATGTAGTCCATAGTTCATTTAAGAATGAACCGGCAGCTCCGGGTGCTCCTTTTACTAAAGTACCTTCTGTGGGATAGTAGTTAAATGAACGGCGGTAATCTAATGCGAAATTAGAAGTTGTAGTTATTCCGTTAACTGTAACCAACGGAACTGTTGAATTACCACCATTTTTCGGATCAGCTTGGAAGACAAAAGGATTATAATGGATATGTACTCCATTATTTGCTTTTAAGTCATAATGAATAAATACAAGAGTTGTTTGAGATATTTGGCTATCTTTATCTGTTCCGGCTGTTGCTGTAACATAACAAAATCCTATTGTATTTGCTTTGACTCCATTTTTATCTGCGGGCCATGTAGCTTCTTGATTGAAACTGATTTTTCCTGTATTGCTATCGATTGTTAAGTTGTCACAATTATTTCCGTTCTTGATGCTCCATGCGACCGATACATTCCCTTTAAGCCCTGTTTGTGGACTTGGGAAAGTGAAGCTTTTTAATGTAGCATCCGCATTAGCTTCATTATCTTCTGTAATTCTAAATTGATTAGCATTATTTTCTTCTGGTACATCAATGTTGTTTCCATAACGAATATCAGTGAAGTAATTAGGATTCTCAATGATATTCAGAGTAAATGTCGCATCTGCAGGATTTTCTGCGTTTTTAGAGTTAGTCGCTCTCACGGTAAGAGGATAATTTCCTTGTGGAATAGTATTTCCCTTTTCTACAGAGATTGTTCCAGTTTGGGCGTCAAATTCTATCTGACCCTTTAATGCATCCGGTTCATTAATCAAGCTGAATTGGATATTATCTCCTTTCAACCCTTCCTTAGGACTAATGGTGAACTTTGAATATTGATATTTATCAATACTTGTTTCATATTCGAATCCTGAAATTGGCTCAATGTATTCTACGACTTGTAGTGTAAATGCATTATTGAAATCTTCTTCTCCAAAATTGTTTTTAACATGTATTGAGATGACATAGTTATTTCCACTTTGCAATCCGTGGTCTTTGTCAACGGAAAGAACTCCGGTAGTTGGATCTATTTTAATTTTATCTGTTGTAGGAGTAATATTTTTTATAGAATATTCTATTCCTTCTAATGAACCTTTAAGTGCAGGCGCATTACTCTGAAATGAGGTCTTTCCACTTTTGTCGTTTTCAGCTTCTAGCATATCTTCGTTAGGAGTGTACTCCAAACCAAAAGGTGCTGACGTGACATTTATTTCTAGTGCATTCTCAAATATTCCTTCATCTTCAGAAGAAGCTCCGGTTGTTAGTTTTAATGAGATGTTATAAATACCAGGAAGAAGTGCTGTGCTACCTTTGATAATACTTATTTTTCCACTTTTAGTGATGTCGAAGTATTTTGAATAGTCACTTTTTGCAATCTCATATTTGGTAATGGTTACATGATCTCCATCTGTCTTGACTTGCGCTGTTGGTAGTTCTACTTCACTTGTTTCATCAATAATATCATTATATTTGACTTGGAGTTTGTTGGGTTCCACTGTAATTCCATCGGGGACGGCCTTCAAGAAGTTTATTTCTACAATATCTTTAAATTCATAATAATTCCCTCCGGATATGCATGATATGGATAATTTATATAGGCCAACTTGCATATCTTTGGTGCTATTTATAGATATGAATCCATCATTTGGGTCGATAGTAAAACAATCTCCGGAATAGGCTTCACCTTTTAAAGTTACTTTGGTTATAGCAAAATCAGAAGGTGTATTTCCTTTATAAGTTGGGCTACTAATTCTTCCACTCATCGAAGGACCTATATCAGTCATACCTGAGTAGAATATTGTGAATTTAGTAGAATCGGTAGTTTCTGTATCATCACAAGATGTATAAACTACACTCATTATAACTATCATCAGACTCATTATAAGCCTTGATTTGGTTTTTAATAATGCATGTTTCATTTCTTAGATATATTAATTAAGTGTGTATGATAAATTATATTCTTTATTATCAATAATTACTTTTACTGATGTTCCATTTGCATGGAATGTTCCAGCGGCTTCATCATCTGCTATATCTGTAAATGTGGCTGTCATGTTGATGTTTGCTGCTTCCGCGCCATCATTAATTGGATAAATTATGCTAATGAATCTTGCAGCACCATTTACTATTTTAGGTTTACGTATGGTAACTTGATAACCTTTACGTTCGGTTTTTTGTCCTATATCATTAGAAGTATTAGTCGTTTTTACGGATGCGCTATAATCGTTGGCTGTTTCAACAAAGGTTCTAAGCATGATATTGTTATTGTCGCTAAAAGCCGTATGTGCACCGTAAATATGGCTGTCTTTTTGTCCTTCGTCTATTACGACATCGCTCGATGCGTTTTCAATAGGACATAAATGAAAATTCACATTGATGTTACTGTTATGGTCTGCTGTGGTATCATATCCTTCATCTACTATCACAAAGAACTTTTGATTAACAAAAAATACAGAACGGCGATGGGTCAAATTCAGATGTTTTTCACCTGAAACAGTATATGTCGGATTTTCAGTAACTAAGACATCGTAGGATGTTGCTTCATCCGTCTTTGTTGTTAATTGAAGCAATTTCCCTTTCATACTATCATCAGGTATTGTTTTACTCATTATGGTTAACGTGTTATGTCTGGCTGTTCCGCGATAGGTCTCTCTATCGCTCCCACTGTATGCGTATGACCCTGCGTCAGGGAAGAAATTACGTCCTTTTTTATATAAACTAAATGTACCGTTATCTGGTTGACAGTGATATTTATTATTAGGATTATTGTTGTTTTTTAGGATCATCATCATAGATTGGTCATCCCATTTATTACGCAGAATATAATATCCTCCATTTGTATAAGCTTTTTGTAAATAAGTAGGTGTGGATCCACTTTGCCTTTCTGAAGCCATCCATTGTATTTCTTGATCATCCGGGAACATTTCTGCATACTTTTTGAAATTTTTAATGAGTACACTTTTTCCTAAACGACTGGAACGGGTATCATTAAAGTTTTCTACACTGTAATTAGGATAAGTGATATCCATGACAAAATGAGCAGGTAATTTTAACTTCTCAAGGTATCCTGCCGGAAATCCGCCAGCTTTATTATTTAATTGAGCTACTCTGTAAGTTTCATAAAAATCAGAGATGGCACCAACGTGGTAGCTAATGTCAAATTCGTAATGTACTCCATCTGCAAGGAACTGTTTATCTATTTGTTCTCCTAGTTTCTGAGAACCTTCTGATAGCCATTCATTGGCATTCTTGAACTCAGGCATAAGTATGCCTGCCATTGCTACAGCTTGTGCTTGGGTAACCAGAATGTTACCTTCTTTATAATAATTCAAACGAATACATTCTACTTCTTTGGCAAATGCTGTCAAGAAGACAGAGAGCCATTCTGGCGTGAAATTTTTAGATTGAATGAAATAAGTCATGATATCTATCTGTGAGATAACTCTTTCAGCTACCTGTAAACCTTTCCATTGATAATCAACATCATTCTCTTTTCCTCCTTCTTCGGGGAATGTTGTTCCTTCTTCATAAGGAAAAGTCTTAAGCCAATCCGAGTAAACATTGATCCATGATTCTGCATATTTTTCATCACGACTTGTGCGATAGGCTTTTGCTTGTGGAAGCATCCATTGATGGCGATGAATCTGATATTTAAATTCTTGGTCAGTGACTTTACTGGGAATGAACGACCAGTCTATTTTATTATCTTTGGTAAAAGAATAATAGATCTCTTTTCCATCCTCAACTCGCTCTGCAAATCCTCTAACATAAAATCTGTTTTCTAATGCTTGGTCAGCTATATTTAGTTCAGATGCCGTAATTGGTGTGTTCATCAGTTGAATATTAGGGTTGATGACACTTGTCCGATTTCTGTAATATTCTAATAATTCATTTACTGCATAGTAGTATTTCCCTGAATTATAAAATTCTTTAGCTTTTTCCAGTCCTGGATAATCAAGATTGATAACTGCAAATAGTTTTTCATCGATCACATCATTAGGTTGATTAGGAGGAAGCATATCTATGTCTATATTGCCTCCGGTCAATATTTCCTCCTCGTTGTCTGAGCATCCGGCAAATGCTAGCAGACCGAACATACAAATAAAGAAGATGTTCTTCATACTTTATTAGGTTTTAATTATTAAAAGTTATATTTTACTGTTTGCAAATGTAATCTGTTTATTTAGAAATGATGATTTGTCCTGTTCACACTTTGTTCAAAAAATGATTTTTTGATATTAATATTGTTGAATCATATATTAATAATGTTTAGAAAAACGGTTTTTAGGCTGATATTAAGCTTTTTATACATCATAATGTAACTTTCATCCTATTCTTTTATGAAATGAACTAATTCATTTTGATACGGGAGGGAAACGGTACGGAGACGAACTAAACGCTAGTTGTCAATAAGAGATAAGCTGTCTTAATACTGTGTTTAGTTTCCTATCTTCTATAAATAATAATTAGCTCTACATTCTAGTTTGCGTTCCACTTAAGTAGAACTATCGCTCTACTTAAGTGGAACGCAAATTTATTAGGGAACGAAGAAAATAATAGCTCCAAGAAGAATTATTAAAAAGACTATTGTGCTAGATTAATCCTTGTAACTATGAATTTAGCTCAAAACCCTACTGAAAAAAAGAAAAGTACTGTTTTATACATTGGGGTTGTTTGTTATGTATAAACTCTCTTCCAATCCAAAAATATTATGATTTTTACGGATTGGATTCCGTAAAAATCATAATATTTTTGGATTTACCTCTCTAGTTGTTTATCCCTTTGCCTTCTTAATATACTCTGTAGGCAAACATCCGAAATACTTTTTGAAACTCGTAGCAAAGTAAGACGGCGTATTAAATCCTACCATTGTGCTGACTTCTGCTATTGTATAACGGCCATCCTTCAGTAGTTTTGCCGCTTCATTGAAACGAATCTTGCGTATAAAGTCGATAGTCGATTCACCTGTGATAGCTTTCAATTTGAGGTGCAGATTAGAACGGCTCATATTCATTTCTCTGGCGAACTCGTCGGTAGAGAATTCAATATTATCCATATTCTTTTCTACGATGGCAACGGCACGTTTCAACAAAGCTTCATCCATGGCGTTGAACGTAATCTTTTCCGGTTCCACTTCCAGAGATTTGGAATACCGTTCAAGCATACGCCTGCGGGTACGCATCATATTCTGTATCTTCGTAGTCAGGATAGCCAGCGAGAATGGTTTCGGGATATAATCATCTGCGCCCATTTGCAGGCCTTCCATCTGATCTTTGGTTTCGCTTTTGGCAGACAGGATAATCACAGGAATGTGACAGGTACGGATATTCTGCTTCACATTCTTGCATAGCTTGATACCATCCATCACAGGCATCATGACATCAGTCACAATAATGTCCACTTCATTCTCTTTCAGCTTTTCCAGGGCTTCTTCACCATTTCCGGCTTCCAGTGTATTAAAAAGTTCGGCAAGTCCGCTACTTAGATAATGGCGGATTTCATTATTGTCTTCTACGATAAGAATCGTACCACGTTTCTTGTCACCAGTTTCGATCGTTTCGTTTTCTACTTTTTCCGTATCAATGAAATACATCTCTTTCGAGTTGGTAGAATAAACTTGGTCCTCCTCATTTTTAGCGTCATTAGAAGCTAATTCGGAAGATTTATAGATATTTATATCCTGTGGCAGATAAACAGAGAAAGTACTGCCTTTGCCTTCTTCACTGTCTAACTCAATACGTCCGTGATGCAGTTCCACCAAACGTTGTACCAGTGACAGCCCGATACCACTTCCTACGTGCTCACTCTCTATCTGATAGAAACGTTCGAATATTTTCCCCTGCTTGTTGATAGGAATACCAATACCGGTGTCACTAACTTGCAGTACCAGCCAATTGTTTTCCTCTTTCAACGTAACAGTAATGCTTTGCCCGCTTTCTGTATATTTGAAAGCATTTGAAAGCAGGTTATTAACGATCAGTTCCAGATAATTCGGATCGAAAAGTTCCTCTTTTTCTTCCAGTTCGGAGTGGAGAGTATAAGTAATCTTCTTGTGGCGTGCCAGTTTATCGTAGAACAAGAAATTATCCTGTATCAGTTGATGCGCATTCTCTTTCTTCACTTTCAGCTCGAAAACTCCCAATTCGGCACGGCGATAATCCATCAACTGGTTGACAAGATGCAACAGACGATTGGCGTTGCGTTGGATATATTCCAGTTGGTTACGAGTCCAACGATCACTAATCTTATTGATTATTTCTTGTAAAGGAGCTAAGATGAGAGTTAATGGCGTGCGAAGCTCGTGCGAAATATTGATGAAGAAACGCATCTTCATCTGGTTGATTTCTTCTTGATGCTCCTTGTCCCTGCGTTCAAGTTCCAGTTCCGCTTCCATACTCTTACGCATCCAGAAGAAGCGGAAGACGAAAGTGATAAACCCGATAAAAGTGGCGAGGAAAATCATGATTGCCCACCAGGTCTTGTACCAGATAGGGAGAACTATGATTTCCAACATTGTAGGTACAGTATTCCATTTTCCGTCACTATTGGCAGCTTTTACCAAAAAGTGATAAGTGCCTTGTGGCAGGTTGGAGTAGGAGACAGTACGTTTATCTGTCAGATAATACCACTCTTTGTCATATCCTTCCAGTTTATAAGCGAAAGTATTATGTTGTCCGGAAATATAATTGGATACTACAAATTCAATCGTGAAAGCAGTTTGCCATGATTTCAGGGTAATACTTTCTGTCTCATTGATATTCTTAGTCAGGATACCGGTTTCATCATCCGGGCGAACTGTCTTGTTAAACAGTTGAAGTTTGGTGATAACTACCGGAGGCGTATAAGGGTTATCCAGCAACAGTTCCGGGCGGAAAGTAGTGATCCCGTTGATACCCCCGAAATACATTTGACCGCTTGAAGTACG includes:
- a CDS encoding two-component regulator propeller domain-containing protein encodes the protein MNSLKKTTICLLFLCIGVNCVFSEVPEQINFSYISINEGLSQSTVFSIDQDQRGNMWFATYDGVNKYDGYSFTVYQHNEEDPNSIANDISRIVKTDSQGRVWIGTRDGLSYYDEEKDKFRNFFYEKKGKRQQINGIAEISPEQLLISTQEGLTMFDIKESKFVDDSFSTAMHKLIASALYRQGDIIYIGTPVDGLYSYSIPQKKLEKITPITETKQIQAILQQSPTRIWVATEGAGLLLLNPKTKEVKAYHHSSSNPKSISSNYIRSLALDSQNRLWIGTFNDLNIYHEGSDSFVSYSSSPVENGSLSQRSVRSIFMDSQGGMWLGTYFGGLNYYHPIRNRFKNIQRIPYKNSLSDNVVSCITEDKDKNLWIGTNDGGLNLYNTKTQQFTHYILQEDEREIGIGSNNIKAVYVDEQKSLVYIGTHAGGLTVLHRNSGKMESFNQLNSQLVNENVYAILPDKGGNLLLGTLSALVSFNPEKKSFTTIDKEKDGTPFTSQRITILFRDSHKRLWVGGEEGISVFQQEGIEIEKVPILPESSVTKTFTNCIYEAANGIIWVGTREGFYCFNEKEKKIKRYTTANGLPNNVVYGILEDTFGRLWVSTNRGISCFNPETERFRNFTESDGLQSNQFNTSSFCRTSSGQMYFGGINGITTFRPELLLDNPYTPPVVITKLQLFNKTVRPDDETGILTKNINETESITLKSWQTAFTIEFVVSNYISGQHNTFAYKLEGYDKEWYYLTDKRTVSYSNLPQGTYHFLVKAANSDGKWNTVPTMLEIIVLPIWYKTWWAIMIFLATFIGFITFVFRFFWMRKSMEAELELERRDKEHQEEINQMKMRFFINISHELRTPLTLILAPLQEIINKISDRWTRNQLEYIQRNANRLLHLVNQLMDYRRAELGVFELKVKKENAHQLIQDNFLFYDKLARHKKITYTLHSELEEKEELFDPNYLELIVNNLLSNAFKYTESGQSITVTLKEENNWLVLQVSDTGIGIPINKQGKIFERFYQIESEHVGSGIGLSLVQRLVELHHGRIELDSEEGKGSTFSVYLPQDINIYKSSELASNDAKNEEDQVYSTNSKEMYFIDTEKVENETIETGDKKRGTILIVEDNNEIRHYLSSGLAELFNTLEAGNGEEALEKLKENEVDIIVTDVMMPVMDGIKLCKNVKQNIRTCHIPVIILSAKSETKDQMEGLQMGADDYIPKPFSLAILTTKIQNMMRTRRRMLERYSKSLEVEPEKITFNAMDEALLKRAVAIVEKNMDNIEFSTDEFAREMNMSRSNLHLKLKAITGESTIDFIRKIRFNEAAKLLKDGRYTIAEVSTMVGFNTPSYFATSFKKYFGCLPTEYIKKAKG